One genomic region from Skermania piniformis encodes:
- a CDS encoding DUF742 domain-containing protein yields the protein MTTYNGGGRPEPSMVRPYSFTAGRTRPKVDLAVEALVQSLPESQERRHELSNVEVAIVDMSQKSPSVAEVASWLGMPLGVVRVLVGDLVAAGHVRVHATLQEDSSDADRRDLIERVLSGLRGI from the coding sequence ATGACGACATACAACGGCGGCGGGCGGCCCGAACCCAGTATGGTTCGGCCCTATTCCTTTACGGCCGGACGAACCCGGCCGAAGGTTGACCTTGCGGTAGAGGCGCTGGTTCAGTCGCTACCGGAAAGCCAAGAGCGGCGGCACGAGTTGTCCAACGTGGAAGTAGCTATCGTCGACATGTCGCAGAAGTCGCCGTCGGTAGCCGAGGTCGCCTCCTGGTTGGGGATGCCGCTCGGTGTGGTGCGAGTGTTGGTAGGCGATCTGGTCGCAGCGGGGCACGTGCGGGTGCATGCCACGCTGCAGGAAGATTCGAGCGACGCCGATCGTCGCGACCTGATCGAAAGGGTTCTCAGTGGTCTCCGAGGCATCTGA
- a CDS encoding sensor histidine kinase gives MTAAVPRKRFGISDWRLGWKVVAVIAVPLILMLVFGGLQIWSQLDRSRQLAAASAAAAAIPATADLDAAAEAVAAAQASGTFADTEFDELGRQIGNAQTLLDGGALTADSAAALRVVVDRAKQIQAAGRTPASSLTSLADTVRDLQSQAVRAVQAAIPDEPAAATPGRTVTDALALRQSSFATTIATLELSRDPRLSPDPALVAIGGERALLAKLAGDLPAGDPVIADLTRGVDERAQLIDQGASSRSYSVSDLADSARAGVALSSRVVNDATRQITTDVDDRAVAARRGLIVAAGLLSVGLLLAVLLAVVFARAMTRPLRRLRDAARNLAEHELPAAIDRIKVGENAENITREPMPIDTGDDVGGVARAVDDIHDQTLRLAGEQASLRLQVNDMFETLARRSKSLVDHQLRLIEAMEFEEKDPKLLERLFRLDHLAARMRRNGDNLLILAGTRVRRAKTAPVEIGDVLRAAISEVEDYQRVKLNATPRGLLIEPAATDVAHLVAELLDNALRASPPETDVRFSFAQANDQGLLVEVADRGIGIPPEEMQRINEKLATAAEVGPNTARQMGLFVVSRLADRHGVGVRMRPTFATARDPGVTVTVHIPRRLIIPPGTVQGQVSPHASPRHATGPQQVVDPSAAAPATGGMPVPVMMQPATSAMVSPVAPPTGPMTTPPTGPSPMVPAAPAEPPRPAAAQAPAQPQPTPPMPPRGPEPMTGPTAPLSRPSPVVTPTRPSGTPALAPTGVARASNGNLVVTMGSDDSTSSGLTSQPPAPPRAPRPPVSAPPGPAPEPRAEPVGYGSADPAASGAGTTESSVGYPAPPTRTASGLPKRVPGGTIDMIQNSPIFSLRSAGQQPPTAPMPAQHQPPTGPMPAQRPVSPPTGPPSHVGPPPHVGPPPQRETGWNGRPAEPSIPPGRHRNHADTAKAAAFFQTRLRPPPNAFRRDDPPIFADMMTAWLADPTAESSGPRGFDSAADEGWRVAQYVSETPVAERTSVGLPQRTPGQRLVPGSAPAEPARPSRSRLDPEAIRNSLSSHQRGVREGRAFNAEQARARTGKQDIGDR, from the coding sequence ATGACCGCTGCTGTACCGCGCAAGCGGTTCGGAATCAGCGATTGGCGCCTCGGCTGGAAGGTCGTCGCGGTGATCGCGGTGCCGCTGATCCTCATGCTCGTTTTCGGCGGCCTGCAGATCTGGTCGCAGCTGGATCGATCGCGCCAGCTGGCTGCGGCTTCGGCCGCAGCTGCGGCGATCCCGGCGACCGCAGACCTCGATGCCGCTGCCGAGGCGGTGGCCGCTGCCCAGGCAAGTGGGACGTTCGCCGATACCGAGTTCGACGAGCTGGGGCGGCAGATCGGCAACGCGCAGACGCTGCTGGACGGGGGTGCGCTCACCGCCGACTCGGCGGCCGCACTGCGGGTGGTGGTGGACCGGGCGAAACAGATTCAGGCGGCCGGACGGACGCCGGCGAGCTCGTTGACCAGCTTGGCCGACACCGTCCGTGACCTGCAGAGTCAGGCGGTGCGTGCGGTACAGGCGGCCATCCCGGACGAGCCGGCGGCGGCTACCCCCGGTCGAACGGTCACCGACGCGCTCGCGCTGCGGCAGTCGTCCTTCGCGACCACCATCGCGACCTTGGAATTGTCCCGGGATCCGCGGCTGTCGCCCGATCCGGCGCTGGTGGCCATCGGCGGCGAGCGCGCGCTGCTGGCCAAGCTTGCCGGTGATCTGCCCGCCGGTGATCCGGTGATCGCCGACCTGACCCGCGGGGTGGACGAGCGGGCGCAGCTGATCGACCAAGGCGCATCGAGCCGTAGCTATTCGGTGTCCGACCTGGCGGATTCGGCCCGCGCCGGGGTCGCCTTGTCCAGTCGGGTGGTGAACGACGCCACCCGGCAGATCACCACCGATGTGGACGACCGGGCGGTCGCGGCCCGACGTGGCCTGATAGTTGCCGCTGGATTGTTGTCGGTCGGACTGTTGCTGGCTGTGTTGCTGGCGGTGGTGTTCGCGCGGGCGATGACCCGCCCGCTGCGCCGCCTGCGGGACGCTGCACGCAACCTGGCCGAGCACGAACTGCCGGCTGCGATCGACCGGATCAAGGTCGGGGAGAACGCCGAGAACATCACTCGCGAACCGATGCCGATCGACACCGGCGACGACGTCGGCGGCGTTGCTCGCGCGGTGGACGATATCCACGATCAGACCTTACGGTTGGCCGGCGAGCAGGCCAGCCTGCGACTGCAGGTCAACGACATGTTCGAGACGTTGGCTCGACGCTCCAAGTCGCTGGTCGATCATCAGCTCCGGCTGATCGAAGCGATGGAGTTCGAGGAGAAGGACCCGAAGCTGCTGGAACGATTGTTCCGGCTCGATCATCTGGCCGCTCGGATGCGGCGCAACGGGGACAACCTGTTGATCCTCGCCGGCACCCGGGTGCGTCGGGCGAAGACGGCGCCGGTGGAGATCGGCGACGTGCTCCGGGCGGCGATCTCCGAGGTGGAGGACTACCAGCGGGTCAAGCTGAACGCGACGCCGCGCGGCCTGCTCATCGAGCCGGCCGCCACCGACGTCGCGCATCTGGTGGCCGAGTTGCTGGACAATGCGCTGCGGGCGTCGCCGCCGGAAACCGACGTGCGCTTCAGCTTCGCCCAGGCCAACGACCAGGGCTTGCTGGTCGAGGTGGCCGACCGGGGGATCGGCATCCCGCCGGAGGAGATGCAGCGGATCAACGAGAAGCTGGCGACGGCGGCCGAAGTGGGGCCGAACACGGCTCGGCAGATGGGTTTGTTCGTCGTCAGTCGACTGGCCGACCGGCACGGCGTCGGGGTTCGGATGCGGCCGACCTTCGCGACCGCGCGCGATCCCGGGGTCACGGTGACGGTGCACATCCCGCGCCGGCTGATCATTCCGCCGGGCACCGTGCAGGGACAGGTCAGCCCGCACGCCTCGCCGCGGCACGCGACCGGGCCACAGCAGGTGGTGGATCCGAGCGCCGCCGCGCCGGCCACCGGCGGCATGCCGGTGCCGGTGATGATGCAGCCGGCCACCTCGGCCATGGTGTCGCCGGTCGCACCGCCGACCGGACCGATGACGACGCCGCCGACCGGACCGTCGCCGATGGTTCCGGCGGCGCCGGCCGAACCGCCGCGGCCCGCAGCTGCGCAAGCTCCGGCGCAGCCGCAACCGACGCCGCCCATGCCGCCACGTGGTCCCGAGCCGATGACCGGGCCGACGGCTCCGTTGTCCCGGCCGTCGCCGGTGGTCACGCCGACGCGCCCGTCCGGAACTCCGGCGCTGGCTCCGACCGGAGTTGCGCGGGCCAGCAACGGCAACCTCGTCGTGACGATGGGCAGCGACGATTCGACCTCGTCCGGCCTGACCTCGCAGCCCCCGGCGCCGCCGCGTGCCCCGCGCCCACCGGTTTCCGCACCGCCCGGGCCTGCCCCGGAACCGCGCGCGGAGCCGGTCGGTTACGGTTCCGCCGATCCGGCTGCCTCGGGTGCGGGTACCACGGAATCGTCGGTCGGCTACCCGGCACCGCCCACTCGGACGGCGTCCGGTCTGCCGAAGCGGGTCCCCGGCGGGACGATCGACATGATCCAGAACTCGCCGATCTTCTCGTTGCGCAGCGCCGGCCAACAGCCACCGACCGCGCCGATGCCGGCGCAGCACCAGCCGCCGACCGGTCCGATGCCCGCGCAGCGGCCGGTCTCGCCCCCGACCGGGCCGCCATCGCACGTCGGGCCGCCACCGCACGTCGGGCCGCCACCGCAGCGGGAGACCGGCTGGAACGGACGTCCCGCCGAGCCGTCGATTCCGCCCGGCCGGCACCGGAATCACGCCGATACGGCAAAGGCGGCGGCGTTCTTCCAGACTCGGCTGCGGCCCCCGCCGAACGCATTCCGTCGGGACGATCCACCGATTTTCGCCGATATGATGACGGCGTGGTTGGCCGATCCCACGGCGGAGTCGAGTGGGCCGCGCGGATTCGATTCGGCCGCCGACGAGGGCTGGCGCGTCGCGCAGTACGTCAGTGAGACACCGGTCGCGGAACGAACGTCGGTCGGGTTGCCGCAACGCACGCCGGGCCAACGACTGGTCCCGGGTTCGGCTCCGGCGGAACCGGCGCGCCCGTCCCGGAGCCGGTTGGATCCGGAGGCCATCCGGAACTCCCTGTCGAGCCATCAGCGCGGGGTCCGGGAAGGCCGTGCCTTCAACGCCGAGCAGGCCCGCGCCAGGACTGGCAAGCAAGACATAGGAGATAGATGA
- a CDS encoding GTP-binding protein, which produces MVGSVSEIVPLRTEALVTNASVAVDDLTATPNKVTTTVAMDFGRISLAQDLVLYLFGTPGQYRFWFMWDDLIRGAIGAVVLVDTRRLDDSFAAVDYFEARNLPFLVAVNEFDDSPNYPIEDIREALAVPAQVPITFTDARDRDRTKETLVQLTELALRRVVTKTG; this is translated from the coding sequence ATGGTGGGGTCGGTCTCGGAGATCGTGCCGCTGCGTACCGAGGCGCTGGTCACCAATGCCAGCGTCGCGGTCGACGACCTCACCGCCACGCCGAACAAGGTCACCACCACCGTGGCGATGGATTTCGGCCGGATCAGCCTGGCCCAGGACTTGGTGCTGTACCTGTTCGGAACGCCGGGCCAGTATCGGTTCTGGTTCATGTGGGACGACCTGATTCGCGGTGCGATCGGTGCGGTCGTCCTGGTCGACACCCGGCGGTTGGACGACAGTTTCGCGGCCGTCGACTACTTCGAAGCCCGCAATCTGCCGTTCCTGGTCGCGGTGAACGAGTTCGACGATTCGCCGAACTATCCGATCGAAGACATCCGGGAGGCGCTGGCGGTGCCGGCGCAGGTGCCGATCACGTTTACCGATGCCCGAGATCGGGACCGCACCAAGGAGACGCTCGTGCAGTTGACCGAACTCGCGTTGCGGCGAGTGGTCACGAAAACCGGGTGA
- a CDS encoding roadblock/LC7 domain-containing protein, translated as MNPHQVAGTNRQLDWLISNFAQEVAGVTHAVLVSADGLLMAASAQLPLDRAEQLSAVTAGLASLSVGVANLFEGGVVMQSVVEMERGYLLLMAVGDGSHLAVLTNTSCDIGQVGYEMALLVDRVGMAVEAAPRISSGS; from the coding sequence ATGAATCCCCATCAAGTCGCCGGGACGAATCGCCAGCTCGACTGGCTGATCTCGAACTTTGCCCAGGAAGTCGCCGGAGTCACCCACGCCGTACTGGTGTCGGCGGACGGCTTGCTGATGGCGGCGAGCGCGCAGCTTCCGTTGGATCGTGCCGAGCAGCTGTCGGCGGTGACCGCGGGTTTGGCCAGTTTGTCGGTCGGGGTGGCCAACCTGTTCGAGGGTGGCGTGGTGATGCAGTCCGTGGTCGAGATGGAGCGGGGGTATCTGCTGCTGATGGCGGTAGGTGACGGCTCACATCTGGCGGTGCTCACCAACACCTCGTGCGATATCGGCCAGGTCGGCTACGAGATGGCGCTCCTCGTGGACCGGGTTGGGATGGCAGTGGAAGCAGCTCCGCGGATTTCGTCCGGATCCTGA